A portion of the Paenibacillus hamazuiensis genome contains these proteins:
- a CDS encoding PrkA family serine protein kinase has translation MDIFRKISEHRAENERLAWTGTFAEYIEKIRQNPGLSMTAHSRVYQMIASAGIEEENGKRTYKFFEEEIFGLDRAIEKLVEEYFHSAARRLDVRKRILLLMGPVSGGKSTIVTMLKRGLERFSRTEEGAVYAIKGCPMHEEPLHLIPQELRADVEKELGVKIEGNLCPSCQMRLKTEFAGRIEDVLVERVLISEDNRVGIGTFSPSDPKSQDIADLTGSIDFSTITEYGSESDPRAYRFDGELNKANRGLMEFQEMLKCDEKFLWNLLSLTQEGNFKAGRFALISADELIIAHTNESEYKSFISNKKNEALQSRMIVMPIPYNLKVSEEEKIYAKLIKQSDMSHIHIAPHSLRAAAIFSILSRLKETKKQGMDLVKKMRMYDGQEVEGYKEADLKEMQNEYVEEGMSGIDPRYVINRISSALIRQDLQCINALDVLRALKDGLDQHASITKEERERYLNFISVARKEYDELAKKEIQKAFVYSFEESAKTLFDNYLDNIEAYCNWQKIRDPLTGEEMDPDERLMRSIEEQIGISENAKKAFREEILIRMSSYSRKNKKFEYSSHERLREAIEKKLFADLKDIVKITTSTKTPDERQLKRINEVTERLIDEHGYCPVCANELLRYVGSLLNR, from the coding sequence ATGGATATTTTCAGGAAAATTTCGGAGCACCGTGCGGAAAATGAGAGGTTGGCGTGGACGGGAACGTTCGCGGAGTATATCGAAAAAATCAGGCAAAATCCGGGCCTGTCGATGACGGCGCACTCACGGGTTTATCAAATGATCGCCTCGGCAGGCATCGAGGAAGAGAACGGCAAGCGTACCTACAAGTTTTTCGAGGAAGAAATTTTCGGCCTCGACCGGGCGATCGAAAAACTTGTGGAAGAATACTTCCACTCGGCGGCGCGGCGGCTCGACGTGCGCAAACGGATACTGCTGCTGATGGGGCCGGTCAGCGGCGGCAAATCGACGATCGTGACGATGCTCAAGCGCGGCCTCGAGCGTTTTTCCCGAACGGAAGAAGGGGCGGTATACGCGATCAAAGGGTGTCCGATGCACGAGGAGCCGCTTCATCTCATTCCGCAGGAGCTGCGCGCCGACGTCGAGAAGGAGCTTGGCGTCAAAATCGAAGGGAATTTGTGCCCATCCTGCCAAATGCGGCTCAAAACCGAATTCGCCGGGCGGATCGAGGACGTTCTTGTCGAACGGGTGCTGATTTCTGAAGATAACCGGGTCGGCATCGGGACATTCAGCCCGTCCGATCCCAAATCCCAGGACATTGCCGATTTGACGGGCAGCATCGATTTTTCCACGATCACCGAATACGGCTCCGAATCGGACCCTCGCGCTTACCGGTTTGACGGCGAGCTGAACAAGGCGAACCGGGGGCTGATGGAGTTCCAGGAGATGCTCAAGTGCGACGAGAAGTTTCTGTGGAACCTGCTCTCGCTGACGCAGGAGGGCAACTTCAAGGCAGGTCGGTTCGCGCTTATCAGCGCCGATGAGCTGATCATCGCGCATACGAACGAATCCGAGTACAAGTCGTTCATCTCCAACAAGAAAAACGAAGCGCTCCAGTCCCGGATGATCGTCATGCCGATCCCTTACAATTTGAAGGTGTCGGAAGAGGAGAAAATCTACGCCAAGCTGATCAAGCAAAGCGACATGTCGCACATTCACATCGCCCCGCACAGCCTGCGGGCTGCGGCAATTTTCTCGATTTTGTCCCGCCTTAAGGAAACGAAAAAGCAGGGCATGGATCTCGTGAAAAAGATGCGCATGTACGACGGCCAGGAGGTCGAAGGCTACAAGGAAGCCGATCTGAAGGAGATGCAAAACGAATACGTCGAGGAAGGCATGTCGGGGATCGATCCGCGTTACGTCATCAACCGGATATCCAGCGCGCTGATTCGCCAGGACCTGCAGTGCATCAACGCACTCGACGTGCTGCGGGCGCTCAAGGACGGTCTCGACCAGCACGCTTCGATCACGAAGGAGGAACGCGAACGTTACCTCAATTTCATTTCTGTCGCCCGCAAGGAATACGACGAGCTCGCGAAGAAAGAAATTCAGAAGGCGTTCGTCTACTCGTTCGAGGAATCCGCCAAGACGCTGTTCGATAACTATCTGGATAATATCGAAGCCTATTGCAATTGGCAAAAAATCCGCGACCCGCTCACCGGCGAGGAGATGGATCCGGATGAGCGGCTCATGCGTTCGATCGAGGAGCAGATCGGCATTTCCGAGAACGCGAAAAAAGCGTTCCGCGAAGAAATTTTGATCCGCATGTCCTCGTATTCCCGGAAAAACAAAAAATTCGAGTATTCCAGCCACGAACGTTTACGCGAAGCGATCGAGAAGAAGCTGTTCGCCGATTTGAAGGACATCGTCAAAATTACGACGTCCACCAAAACGCCGGATGAGCGCCAGTTGAAGCGGATCAACGAAGTGACCGAACGGCTCATCGACGAACATGGCTACTGCCCGGTTTGCGCGAACGAGCTGCTCCGCTACGTAGGCAGCCTGCTCAACCGCTGA
- a CDS encoding PAS domain S-box protein has translation MQKIPVTRDGKKGSEILIINSDEAVKIESVRNKEFIIHTKDGKYYWNASLEAFEEWLYEEGFRLIDQTNLVNMNHVSEYDLKKGTVYFGRSTDPDTKSASAARIHREHIVNVMEMLRRVNRKNMGAKQTAETDELLRTIMEQATDDRFARSYAMIHAIYEKKKAEKRLEESEQRYKSLFENNPEPICSFDMDGHVLSLNPAMERMTGYTSAELLHKSIDHLIVPGHINRWQFHFGKTLQGDTQHYEICFLGKNGQAVELSAINVPIVVNGEIAGAYMIGKDITESKRAEEMLIKSEKLSIVGQLAAGVAHEIRNPLTSLRGFVQLLDSKVSGFKTYFDIMLDELDRINFIVSEFLVIAKPQSVSYQPKQIGPILHNTVALLNSQAIMNNVQIIMKLDEDLLPINCDENQIKQVFINILNNSIDSMPEGGDIIIQAKKYDDRHIVVRCIDKGCGIPEDRIPRLGEPFYTTKEKGTGLGLMVSFKIIENHRGQMRIESELNKGTTVDIVFPIAE, from the coding sequence ATGCAGAAAATTCCAGTTACCCGCGATGGAAAAAAAGGCTCGGAAATACTCATAATCAACTCGGATGAAGCCGTCAAAATCGAAAGCGTAAGAAATAAAGAATTCATTATCCATACAAAAGATGGAAAATACTATTGGAACGCTTCCCTCGAAGCGTTTGAAGAATGGTTGTACGAGGAGGGCTTCCGTCTCATCGACCAAACGAACCTCGTCAACATGAATCACGTCAGCGAATACGATTTGAAAAAAGGAACCGTCTATTTCGGCAGATCGACCGACCCGGATACGAAAAGCGCTTCCGCCGCCCGCATTCACCGCGAGCATATCGTCAACGTGATGGAGATGCTCCGCCGCGTCAACCGCAAAAACATGGGAGCCAAGCAAACGGCGGAAACGGACGAGCTGCTCAGAACGATCATGGAGCAAGCCACCGATGACCGGTTTGCCAGATCCTATGCGATGATCCATGCGATTTACGAAAAGAAAAAAGCCGAGAAACGTCTGGAGGAAAGCGAGCAGCGGTACAAATCACTCTTCGAAAATAACCCTGAGCCGATTTGTTCTTTCGATATGGACGGGCACGTCCTCAGCCTTAACCCCGCCATGGAGCGGATGACCGGGTATACGTCGGCGGAACTGCTTCACAAGTCGATCGATCATTTGATCGTTCCGGGTCATATCAACCGATGGCAGTTTCATTTTGGAAAAACGCTGCAGGGGGATACGCAGCATTACGAGATATGCTTTCTGGGCAAAAACGGCCAGGCCGTCGAGCTCAGCGCCATCAACGTGCCGATCGTCGTCAACGGGGAAATCGCCGGGGCGTACATGATCGGCAAAGATATCACCGAAAGCAAGCGGGCCGAAGAAATGCTGATCAAGTCGGAAAAGCTGTCCATCGTCGGCCAGCTCGCGGCAGGCGTCGCCCACGAAATCCGCAATCCTCTCACTTCGCTGCGCGGTTTTGTGCAGCTGCTCGATTCAAAGGTGAGCGGCTTCAAAACGTATTTCGACATTATGCTGGACGAGCTGGACCGGATCAATTTTATCGTCAGCGAATTTCTCGTCATCGCCAAACCTCAATCGGTATCATACCAGCCCAAGCAGATCGGGCCGATCTTACATAATACGGTGGCGCTCCTCAATTCGCAGGCGATTATGAACAACGTGCAAATAATCATGAAACTGGACGAAGATTTGCTGCCGATCAATTGCGACGAGAATCAGATCAAACAGGTATTCATCAACATATTGAACAATTCGATCGATTCGATGCCCGAGGGCGGAGATATTATCATTCAGGCCAAAAAATACGACGACCGCCACATCGTCGTGCGCTGCATCGACAAAGGCTGCGGCATCCCCGAGGACCGAATCCCGCGGCTCGGCGAGCCTTTTTACACGACGAAGGAAAAAGGCACCGGGCTCGGGCTCATGGTCAGCTTCAAAATCATCGAAAATCACCGCGGCCAGATGCGCATCGAAAGTGAGCTGAACAAAGGAACGACGGTTGACATCGTGTTTCCCATTGCGGAGTGA
- a CDS encoding arsenic transporter, whose amino-acid sequence MLFLGAFAVFGVTMTLVIWQPRGLNIGWSAACGAIVALVSGIVTLADAAEVTSIVWNATLTFIALIVMSLILDELGFFEWCSLHVIRWARGNGRLLFLYTILLGAFVSCFFANDGAALILTPIVLAQVRALRLPDTMVIPFVMASGFIADTTSLPLITSNLTNIISADFFHISFSQYAAKMLVPNLFSLAASTAALFLYYRKQIPGSFDAKQLAIPGEAIKHQGMFRFSLIVLILLFLGYLFAESAGIPVCLIAGAAAAALSIFAQKIKLMEAKAILKEAPWSIIVFSIGMYLVVYGLKNAGLTDLLSGLLASFARHGELAAALGMGYTAALLSSVMNNLPSLMIGALAIDSSPAEGPIREILIYANVIGCDLGPKITPIGSLATLIWLHILSRKGIAVSWGAYFRTGLVLTVPTLLMALIGLYATN is encoded by the coding sequence ATGCTATTTTTGGGAGCATTTGCCGTCTTCGGCGTAACGATGACTTTGGTCATTTGGCAGCCTCGCGGCCTTAATATCGGCTGGTCTGCCGCATGCGGCGCCATTGTCGCGCTCGTCAGCGGAATCGTCACCTTGGCGGATGCCGCGGAAGTCACATCGATCGTCTGGAATGCCACACTGACCTTTATTGCGCTGATTGTGATGTCGCTCATTTTGGACGAGCTCGGCTTTTTCGAGTGGTGCTCCCTCCATGTGATACGCTGGGCCCGCGGCAACGGCAGGCTTCTCTTTTTATATACCATTCTGCTCGGAGCGTTCGTATCCTGCTTCTTTGCCAATGACGGAGCCGCACTGATTTTGACCCCGATCGTACTTGCTCAAGTACGTGCGCTTCGCCTGCCGGATACAATGGTCATTCCGTTCGTGATGGCCAGCGGGTTTATCGCCGATACGACATCCCTTCCGCTGATTACCAGCAACTTGACCAACATCATCTCCGCCGACTTTTTTCATATCAGCTTCAGCCAATATGCAGCCAAAATGCTGGTGCCCAATCTGTTTTCGCTCGCGGCAAGCACAGCGGCGTTGTTCCTATATTATCGCAAACAAATTCCGGGCTCGTTCGACGCAAAACAGCTGGCTATTCCGGGAGAAGCGATAAAACATCAGGGAATGTTCCGATTTTCTTTGATCGTTCTCATCCTGCTGTTTTTGGGGTATTTATTTGCCGAATCGGCCGGCATTCCGGTTTGCCTGATAGCCGGTGCAGCCGCGGCGGCCCTTTCCATTTTCGCACAAAAAATAAAACTGATGGAAGCCAAAGCTATTTTGAAGGAAGCGCCCTGGTCTATTATTGTATTTTCGATCGGTATGTACCTGGTCGTATACGGCTTGAAAAATGCCGGCCTTACGGACTTGCTCTCCGGCTTGCTCGCTTCTTTCGCCCGGCACGGCGAACTGGCGGCTGCACTCGGCATGGGTTATACGGCGGCGCTGCTCTCCTCGGTAATGAACAATCTCCCGTCGCTGATGATCGGCGCTCTCGCCATCGATAGCAGCCCGGCGGAAGGTCCCATTCGCGAAATTCTCATCTATGCCAACGTTATAGGCTGCGATCTCGGACCGAAAATAACGCCGATCGGCTCGCTTGCTACGTTGATTTGGCTGCATATTTTGTCCCGCAAAGGCATCGCGGTTTCGTGGGGCGCATACTTTCGGACAGGTCTTGTTTTGACGGTACCTACCCTGCTTATGGCCTTAATCGGACTGTATGCAACGAACTGA
- a CDS encoding S-layer homology domain-containing protein — protein MLFKARRRMISQLLVLALLLSALMPSMAFGATVQLKDLADSYAKTEIQSLVEAGIISGYEDNTFQPRKAMTRAELAKIIVLSMGLKESADKAAAFKDVDAKSWYRGYVGALVDSGITEGTSNTTFSPDAKVTREELVVFFIRAFGLEETAKKLKADAKLTDLDEVSDWARAHVSLAFKIGFVNGIDNADGTLKFSPKDSAERQALARLAYEFKTNKAKYVDKAKEIEKEEATTTPETTPGTGGGSGGSGGNGSSSSGGSKDKSNTSKINMINNGSTVEGDVILPAGTYGPATGTARVKGTLTLNPGETGTITLNNIEADNIVVASGAPDSIHLKGVIVKVKLTISAGGQNAVVRVVAEGGSSIAATDVLSQAIVEALGGGNVFGTITLNPSSSNKTVTFKGTITSTINVAGTVTMNVYEGASLSDVQLTSDKADVSIEGSGSIENVTPKVTGAKLNINDKAASVIKKVTFVVGVKVNLGDNANAIGKINIVVPEGSKLEDLLTNVVDSVVAAIKAATVGITYESGDSASSVTKDLKLGKLDGATVIWSSDNPLVVSDSGKVTRQPKDVKVTLTAKISIPLTNGVYNVTKTFTVVVKGYGTSETPVSAKPVAEDVFLVNYVEGGDDVYVDSELQEGTIVKVYGPDGNELGSAKKQDDSYTIYAWIKEGFPASASKIYVTITEVGKLESEKLELDIPVRPADLDPKSIVPERKQNGDLQLTFKGLGNANERWVGVYTAKDGNIFAPLTGANGTDQIYNVPNYSLNGALDVYVSYFQRSGTGSAESYRVKVAVPSVPSVTVTDLVYSQPGTVSGPNYQLNLKAVLSNGDLIDVTNSATWTSLDTSIATVSNTGLVTKVAPGTAVITAKYGKLTASYTITFASITPDTVNAGDYKAYTQDSVSGSVYGPLGTNNSGNFVINASNDDTTLIITFDNGIDLKYSQPHVTVNNGTVTSSVYASVYDSVYNLKIEDAIPTVSGSVYTVSISGLQRMVDGVLKNVDTVTFTVYKD, from the coding sequence ATGCTGTTCAAGGCAAGACGCCGTATGATCAGTCAATTGTTGGTCCTAGCACTGCTCCTCAGCGCCTTGATGCCGTCCATGGCATTCGGTGCAACCGTGCAGCTCAAGGATCTCGCTGATTCATACGCAAAAACGGAAATTCAATCCTTGGTTGAAGCCGGCATCATCTCCGGTTACGAGGACAACACTTTCCAACCCCGCAAAGCGATGACCCGCGCGGAGCTTGCGAAGATTATCGTTCTCTCGATGGGATTGAAAGAAAGCGCTGACAAAGCGGCAGCGTTCAAGGACGTGGACGCGAAGAGCTGGTATCGCGGCTATGTGGGTGCCTTGGTAGACTCGGGAATTACTGAGGGAACCTCGAATACGACGTTCTCCCCCGATGCGAAAGTAACCCGCGAAGAGCTTGTCGTATTTTTCATCCGCGCATTCGGGTTGGAAGAAACGGCTAAGAAGCTCAAAGCCGACGCGAAACTGACAGACCTGGATGAAGTATCCGATTGGGCGCGTGCGCACGTATCTCTCGCGTTTAAGATCGGCTTCGTGAACGGAATCGACAATGCGGACGGCACCTTGAAATTCAGCCCGAAAGACAGCGCAGAGCGTCAAGCGCTTGCTCGATTGGCGTATGAGTTCAAGACCAACAAGGCGAAGTACGTCGACAAAGCCAAGGAAATCGAGAAAGAAGAGGCGACGACTACTCCGGAAACGACTCCCGGAACAGGCGGCGGCTCTGGCGGCTCTGGCGGTAACGGAAGCAGCAGCAGCGGTGGGAGCAAGGACAAGTCCAACACTTCCAAAATCAATATGATCAATAACGGCAGCACTGTAGAAGGCGACGTTATTTTGCCGGCAGGTACTTACGGTCCGGCCACCGGTACGGCGAGAGTCAAAGGTACGTTGACGCTGAACCCGGGTGAGACAGGCACCATTACGCTTAACAACATCGAAGCGGACAATATCGTTGTTGCTTCCGGCGCACCGGACTCCATTCACCTGAAGGGTGTAATTGTTAAGGTGAAGTTGACGATCAGCGCAGGAGGGCAAAATGCAGTCGTTCGTGTCGTAGCTGAAGGCGGATCCTCCATCGCGGCGACGGATGTACTTTCTCAAGCTATCGTAGAAGCCCTGGGAGGCGGAAACGTATTCGGTACGATTACGCTGAATCCTTCGTCGAGCAACAAAACAGTTACATTCAAGGGGACCATTACAAGCACAATTAATGTTGCAGGCACGGTAACCATGAATGTGTACGAAGGCGCTTCGCTTAGCGATGTCCAGTTGACGTCTGATAAAGCGGACGTTTCCATTGAAGGCAGCGGCTCCATCGAGAACGTAACGCCGAAAGTAACCGGTGCGAAGCTGAACATTAATGACAAAGCGGCTTCCGTTATCAAGAAGGTTACGTTTGTAGTTGGTGTGAAGGTCAACCTCGGTGACAATGCTAATGCAATCGGCAAGATCAACATCGTAGTACCTGAAGGTTCCAAGCTGGAAGATCTGCTCACCAATGTGGTCGATTCTGTTGTTGCTGCGATTAAGGCGGCTACGGTCGGCATTACATACGAAAGCGGCGACAGCGCATCTTCGGTAACGAAAGATCTGAAGCTGGGCAAACTTGATGGGGCGACTGTAATTTGGTCTTCCGACAATCCGCTTGTTGTCAGCGACAGCGGTAAAGTTACTCGTCAGCCGAAAGATGTGAAAGTGACATTAACCGCTAAAATTTCGATACCGCTCACTAACGGGGTTTATAATGTAACAAAAACGTTCACCGTTGTAGTTAAAGGTTATGGCACTTCGGAAACTCCGGTATCTGCAAAACCGGTAGCGGAAGACGTTTTCTTGGTTAACTACGTTGAAGGCGGCGATGATGTTTACGTTGATAGCGAATTACAAGAAGGAACTATCGTTAAAGTCTACGGACCTGACGGGAATGAACTTGGCTCTGCGAAAAAACAAGACGATAGCTATACTATCTATGCATGGATTAAGGAAGGCTTCCCTGCCAGCGCTTCGAAGATTTATGTAACCATTACGGAGGTTGGCAAGCTGGAAAGCGAAAAACTGGAGTTGGATATTCCTGTACGTCCAGCCGATCTTGATCCTAAGAGCATCGTTCCTGAAAGAAAACAAAACGGTGATCTTCAACTTACTTTTAAAGGTTTAGGCAATGCCAACGAAAGATGGGTAGGCGTCTATACGGCCAAAGACGGCAATATTTTTGCCCCATTGACAGGAGCTAATGGTACAGATCAAATCTATAATGTACCAAATTATAGTCTGAACGGCGCCTTGGACGTATACGTCTCGTACTTCCAAAGGTCCGGTACCGGCAGCGCTGAAAGCTATCGTGTGAAAGTAGCGGTTCCGTCTGTTCCTTCCGTTACAGTAACAGACCTGGTGTACAGCCAACCGGGAACAGTATCTGGGCCAAATTATCAGTTGAACCTGAAAGCCGTTCTCAGCAACGGGGATTTGATAGATGTAACCAACAGTGCAACTTGGACAAGCCTTGATACATCGATAGCGACGGTTTCCAATACTGGGCTGGTTACTAAGGTCGCTCCCGGCACAGCTGTGATTACCGCAAAATACGGCAAATTAACAGCATCTTATACCATTACATTTGCTTCGATTACTCCGGATACGGTAAATGCCGGAGACTACAAAGCATATACGCAAGATTCGGTTTCCGGCAGTGTCTACGGGCCGCTTGGAACTAACAATTCCGGCAATTTTGTTATCAATGCGTCGAATGATGATACTACTTTGATTATCACTTTCGACAACGGAATTGATTTGAAATATTCTCAACCACATGTAACGGTTAACAACGGTACGGTAACCTCTTCCGTGTACGCATCTGTATACGACTCTGTTTACAATCTTAAGATCGAAGACGCAATTCCGACCGTTAGCGGATCGGTATACACGGTTTCTATCAGCGGTTTACAGAGAATGGTAGACGGAGTTCTCAAGAACGTCGACACCGTCACCTTCACCGTTTACAAAGATTAG